The nucleotide sequence TGTGTCGCCGAACGGATCAAGCTCTGGTCCTTTCTCGCCTTCTGCGTCATCCTGACCGGCTTCATCTATCCGATCCAGGGGGCCTGGGGCTGGGGCGGCGGCTGGCTGTCGCAGCTCGGTTTCGTCGATTTCGCCGGCTCGACCATCGTCCATTCGGTCGGCGGCTGGGCCGCCCTGACCGGGGCCATCATCCTCGGCGCCCGCAAGGGCAAGTACGGCAAGGACGGCCGGGTCAACCCGATTCCCGGTTCCAACATTCCGCTGGCCACCCTGGGGACCTTCATCCTCTGGATGGGCTGGTACGGCTTCAACGGCGGCTCGGTGCTGGCCCTCGGCGATGCCGCCAGCGCCATCAGCATGTCGAACGTCATGGTCAACACCAACATGGCCGCCTGCGGCGGCATGGTGGCGGCGATGGCGATGGTGCAGCTGCTCTACAAGAAGGTCGATGTCACCATGGCCCTCAACGGCGCCCTGGCCGGCCTGGTGTCGATCACCGCCGGGCCCGATACCCCTTCGCTCGGGGCGGCGACCCTGATCGGCGCCGTCGGTGGCGTGCTGGTGGTGCTGGCCGTTCCCTTCTTCGACCGGCTCCGCATCGATGACGTGGTCGGCGCCCTTTCGGTGCACCTGGTCTGCGGCATCTGGGGGACCCTGGCCGTTCCCTTCACCAATGCCGAGGCGAGTTTCGTCACCCAGCTGATCGGGGTGGTCGCTACCGGCGCCTTCGTGGTTGTCACCACCGCCGCCGCCTGGCTGCTGCTCAAGGTTACCGTCGGCATCCGGGTCAGTGAAGAAGAAGAGATGCTCGGCTGCGACGTCACCGAGATCGGCATGGAAGCCTACCCCGACTTCCAGACCCGCCACGTCGGCGGAACCGGCCTGGGGGTGACCGCCTCTGCCCGGATGAGTGCTTCCAGCCTGGCGACCAGGCCGGTCAAGCAGTCCTGAGAGTCAAAAGCGGGCGGGGCGGTCGCCCCGCCCGTCAGGCGGTCGAAAAAGGTCTGTTTGCGGCGTTGTCCTCATCTGCCGGAATCTCGACCTGTACTCACGTCTCGCCCCTCGGGATTCCGGACGCCTTGCATTCGGATTCTTTTTGACCCGCCTGGTCTGTCGACATGCCCCTTGATTGTCCGTCCACATCAACCACGAAAAAAAAGGAGTAACCCGGCCATGAAGAGGTTTGTCCGTTTTCTGATCGTTCTTGTTGCGACGCTTTCCTGCCTGCCGCCCGTAAGCGCCCTGGCCTTCGAGGCCGAAGGGGATGTCTACGCGGGGATCTACGACAAGTACCTGTGGCGCGGTTTCGACCTGAGCGGCGGGCTGCCGGTGGCCCAGGGCGGGGTTGATGTCGCCATCGGCGGTTTCACCGTCAGTTACTGGAGCAACATGCAACTGAAAAACGACGCCGGTGAAGGGCTGCCGGCCGGCGAAGTCAACGAAACCGATCTGACCCTCGACTACAGTT is from Geothermobacter ehrlichii and encodes:
- the amt gene encoding ammonium transporter produces the protein MKKMKLLGPGFVGMTVVPLPAFAATAPVSEVSYILNTFSFLVMGILVMWMAAGFGMLESGLVRSRNVATICLKNIALFGIAGILFYLVGYNLMYDGVDGGFIGSFGIWAADDSAALAGNYATGYAAASDWFFQMVFCGAACSVVSGCVAERIKLWSFLAFCVILTGFIYPIQGAWGWGGGWLSQLGFVDFAGSTIVHSVGGWAALTGAIILGARKGKYGKDGRVNPIPGSNIPLATLGTFILWMGWYGFNGGSVLALGDAASAISMSNVMVNTNMAACGGMVAAMAMVQLLYKKVDVTMALNGALAGLVSITAGPDTPSLGAATLIGAVGGVLVVLAVPFFDRLRIDDVVGALSVHLVCGIWGTLAVPFTNAEASFVTQLIGVVATGAFVVVTTAAAWLLLKVTVGIRVSEEEEMLGCDVTEIGMEAYPDFQTRHVGGTGLGVTASARMSASSLATRPVKQS